The following are encoded in a window of Panicum virgatum strain AP13 chromosome 5N, P.virgatum_v5, whole genome shotgun sequence genomic DNA:
- the LOC120675461 gene encoding alpha-amylase 3, chloroplastic-like — MSVGSGCITAIPGVAPQPRAGLLGGVFLQVAAARPRAGRCRATQHGRVRLGGCVVARAGAAETPVAGAGEDAGAVLSEKFPLRRCQTVEGKAWVRVDAEPDGDGKCKVVVGCDVAGKWILHWGVSYDGEHGSKWDQPPSEMRPAGSVPVKDYAIETPLETLPNSEGRYEVQIKFDKDTPIAAINFVLKEEETGAWFQHKGRDFRIPLSGSFDGGVPFGANQDIGVWPGDLGHLKKHEGSNAQPQETIPGGTGLSGKHISGFYQEFQIIKSEYTQNFVTVTVKRDNKTHKRLVEFDTDIPGEVILHWGVCRDNNMTWEIPPEPHPPTTKIFRQKALQTLLQAKADGRGNSLSFLLDAEYSGLFFVLKLDEYTWLRNLDNGSDFFISLTRMEERGSIQDLGKVEPQKFDKPSQTDGIISDIRNLVVGLSSRRGQRAKNKVLQEDILQEIERLAAEAYSIFRSPTIDSVEASVDLDDPSIAKPACSGTGSGFEILCQGFNWESHKSGKWYVELGKKAKELSSLGFTIVWSPPPTDSVSPEGYMPRDLYNLNSRYGTMDELKELVKIFHEADIKVLGDAVLNHRCAQFQNNNGVWNIFGGRMNWDDRAVVADDPHFQGRGNKSSGDNFHAAPNIDHSQEFVRNDLKEWLCWMRKEVGYDGWRLDFVRGFWGGYVKDYLEASEPYFAVGEYWDSLSYTYGEMDYNQDAHRQRIVDWINATKGTAGAFDVTTKGILHAALERSEYWRLSDEKGKPPGVLGWWPSRVVTFIENHDTGSTQGHWRFPYGMELQGYAYILTHPGTPAVFYDHIFSHLQPEIAKFINIRQRQKIHCRSKIKILKAERSLYAAEIDEKLIMKIGSEHFEPSGPQNWIVAAEGQEYKIWEVSS, encoded by the exons ATGTCGGTGGGGAGCGGGTGCATTACGGCGATCCCGGGCGTGGCCCCGCAGCCGAGGGCCGGGCTGCTCGGGGGCGTCTTCCTGCAGGTggccgcggcgcggccgcgggccgGGCGGTGCCGCGCCACGCAGCACGGGCGCGTGAGGCTCGGCGGCTGCGTCGTGGCTCGAGCTGGCGCGGCCGAGACTCCGGTGGCtggcgccggcgaggacgccggaGCCGTGTTGTCCGAGAAGTTCCCCCTGCGCCGATGCCAAACG GTGGAAGGGAAGGCGTGGGTGAGGGTGGACGCGGAGCCAGATGGGGACGGCAAGTGCAAGGTCGTGGTCGGATGCGATGTggcggggaagtggatactgCACTGGGGCGTCTCTTACGACGGTGAGCATGGGAG CAAATGGGATCAGCCTCCTTCAGAAATGCGACCAGCTGGTTCTGTTCCAGTCAAG GACTATGCAATTGAAACACCATTGGAGACTTTACCCAATTCGGAGGGCCGGTATGAAGTGCAAATCAAATTTGATAAGGACACTCCAATTGCAGCCATCAATTTTGTCCTCAAG GAAGAGGAAACAGGTGCATGGTTTCAGCATAAGGGCAGGGATTTCAGAATACCCTTGAGTGGATCCTTCGACGGTGGAGTTCCATTTGGAGCGAACCAAGATATTGGTGTATGGCCAG GAGATTtggggcatttgaagaaacatGAAGGATCTAATGCTCAGCCACAAGAAACTATACCTGGGGGTACAGGTTTAAGTGGAAAACATATTTCAGGGTTCTACCAGGAATTCCAAATTATAAAATCAGAGTACACTCAGAACTTTGTAACTGTTACTGTGAAGAGGGATAATAAAACACATAAAAGGCTTGTGGAATTTGACACTGATATTCCTGGAGAAGTTATCCTTCATTGgggagtttgcagagataataACATGACATGGGAGATCCCGCCAGAACCACATCCACCGACAACGAAAATCTTCCGACAGAAAGCTCTTCAGACCTTGCTACAG GCAAAAGCTGATGGAAGAGGCAATTCTCTATCATTCTTACTAGATGCAGAGTATTCTGGTCTGTTTTTTGTGCTCAAACTTGATGAGTATACTTGGTTGAGAAATCTGGACAATGGATCCGATTTCTTCATTTCTCTTACAAGAATGGAAGAACGTGGAAGCATCCAAGATCTTGGTAAGGTTGAGCCACAAAAATTTGATAAGCCTTCACAAACTGATGGTATAATCAGTGATATAAGAAATCTGGTGGTTGGCCTATCGTCTAGAAGAGGTCAGAGAGCTAAGAATAAAGTTCTGCAAGAGGATATCCTGCAAGAAATTGAAAGGCTAGCAGCAGAAGCTTATAGCATTTTTAGGAGCCCTACTATTGATTCCGTTGAGGCATCTGTAGATCTCGATGATCCATCAATCGCAAAGCCAGCTTGTTCTGGCACTGGATCTGGCTTCGAAATATTGTGCCAAGGATTTAATTGGGAATCTCATAAGTCAGGGAAATGGTATGTTGAACTTGGTAAAAAGGCCAAGGAGTTGTCATCCCTTGGCTTTACCATTGTTTGGTCACCACCACCTACTGATTCTGTGTCACCTGAAGGATACATGCCAAGGGATTTATATAATCTGAACTCCAG ATATGGGACCATGGATGAGTTGAAGGAGCTTGTGAAGATTTTCCATGAAGCTGACATCAAGGTTCTTGGTGATGCTGTTCTAAATCACAGGTGTGCTCAGTTTCAGAATAACAATGGTGTCTGGAATATTTTTGGTGGCCGTATGAACTGGGATGATCGAGCGGTTGTAGCAGATGATCCACATTTCCAG GGAAGAGGAAACAAGAGTAGTGGAGATAACTTCCATGCAGCACCAAACATTGATCACTCCCAGGAGTTTGTGAGGAATGATCTTAAAGAATGGCTTTGCTGGATGAG AAAGGAAGTAGGATATGATGGATGGAGACTTGACTTTGTTCGTGGTTTTTGGGGTGGATATGTCAAAGATTATTTGGAAGCAAGTGAGCCATACTTTGCAGTAGGAGAGTACTGGGACTCCCTCAGTTACACTTATGGGGAAATGGACTACAATCAAGATGCCCACAGGCAGAGAATTGTTGATTGGATAAATGCTACAAAGGGAACTGCCGGTGCATTTGATGTCACTACCAAAGGAATACTTCATGCG GCGCTTGAAAGATCTGAGTATTGGCGCTTGTCTGATGAAAAAGGAAAACCCCCTGGAGTATTGGGTTGGTGGCCTTCCCGAGTTGTCACATTCATAGAGAATCATGATACTGGCTCTACTCAG GGTCATTGGAGATTCCCCTATGGTATGGAGTTGCAAGGATATGCCTACATCCTGACGCACCCTGGCACTCCAGCAGTCTTCTATGATCACATTTTTTCACACTTACAACCAGAGATCGCCAAATTTATCAACATCCGACAACGTCAAAAGATTCATTGCCGCAGCAAG ATCAAGATACTCAAGGCAGAAAGGAGTTTATATGCTGCTGAAATCGATGAGAAGTTAATAATGAAAATAGGCTCAGAACATTTTGAGCCAAGCGGTCCCCAGAACTGGATTGTTGCTGCCGAGGGTCAAGAATACAAAATCTGGGAAGTGTCTTCATAG